The nucleotide sequence TGCTCCAGCTGATCATACACAATAAAATCAAGAATGACATGGTTATCCATAGAACAGACTTCTTCACTGATATCCCCCATTCCCGAACACTAATTGCTCCCCAAAAATTAGACGGTGGGACCAGTGATAAGTTTCAAATTTTTCAGTTAATTTTATTAGAAGCGGAATGTTTTTGGCTTAATTCAACACATCGTGTTCCGAGATTAAAATTTTATCTTTACTTGTTAAAGTTTTTCCTGCTTACATACCATTTTTGATTTTATGTAACATTCATTACATGCGTATAAAACCTCTTATTTTATAATGAATAAATAAATGATAAAAAGTTGGTGATGAATATGCATGGAGTTGGAGATACTCATCCTGCAGGTGGCCATCCTGCTGTGATTGATTTTAATGAAAATCCTTATATCGTTATCTGGGAAGTTACAAGGGCTTGCCAGCTTAAATGTTTGCATTGCAGGGCAGATGCGCAGAATATGCCTGACCCAATGGAATTGAAACCTGAAGAAGGTAAAAAACTGATTGACCAAATTTATGATATGGGTAATCCCATGCTTGTATTTACTGGTGGAGACTGCATGATGCGAAAGGATCTTTTTGACCTTGCTGACTATGCGGTTAAAAAAGGTATGAGGGTTTCTATGACTCCAAGCGCCACAGAAAATGTGACTAAAGAAAAAATGCAAAGGGCTAAGGAAGTCGGACTTTCAAGATGGGCTTTCAGCCTTGATGGGCCTACTCCAGAAATCCATGACCATTTTCGGGGCACCACTGGATCATTTGACCTTACAATTGAAAAAGTGAAATACCTGAATGATTTAAACATGCCTTTGCAGCTTAATACTGTTATTTCCCGCTACAATTACGACCATCTTGAACAAATGGCAGAATTAATGAAAGAACTCAAGGTGGTGATGTGGTACATCTTCTTACTGGTACCTACAGGTCGAGGACAGTTGGATGCCTGCCTTACTCCAGCTGAGCATGAAAAGGTGTTCAGGTGGCTTTATGAGTTAAGCAAATCCGCACCGTACGATATTAAAACTACTGCCGCTCAGCATTACAGACGTGTAGTATTTCAACAAAAGGCTCGAGAAAATAGGGTTAATAAAGAAGAAGGGATCCGTTATGAGGATACCTTGACTAAAGATATGGCTTCTATGATTGATGGCTTAAAACGAGCACCTAAAGGAGTAAATGACGGAAACGGATTTTTATTCATTTCCCATACTGGTGATGTCATGCCTTCAGGACTGCTGCCACTTGTTGGCGGGAATGTTCGGGAAAAGCCTTTGGCTGAAATATATCGAAACTCCCCTATTTTCAAAGACTTGCGAAATCCTGACAAATATAAGGGTAAGTGCGGAGTATGCGAATTCCGTTTTGTCTGCGGGGGTTCACGCTCCAGAACCTACGCAGTGACGGGAGATTATATGGGTAGTGAACCATTCTGTGTCTATATTCCAGAAGCAATACGGAAAAAGGGTATAACAGTTTAAAATTCTTCAGCTCCCGTTTTGGGAGCTGTTTTTTATTTTATAAGAAGGTTTTTTTGCACTAAGATCATTGTCTAGCTCCAGCGCCTAGCCCTTCGAGGTGCTTGTCTAGCTGCGGCTCCTAACTCCTCGAGACGCTTGTCTAGGGTCGCCTCCTAGAAACTCCGAAATTTCAACTCCACTGGCAGAAGCAAAAAGCGTTTCTTTGTCGGAGTCTCCAGTTTCTGCGTTTCTGGGCAGTCGGCTATACATTTCAGTTGAGGTCCGCCCAGTGAAGTCAAAGAGCGACTTCACTGGGCGGACCTCCATCGCTTGTCGCGGCTGAACGAGGCGCTTGCGCTTTTTGTTTTTTTTGACACTTTCATGACATCTCCAAAACTGTGACATAAAGCACGGCAACCAGTACCTTTCAGGTTTTACAATAAAACTAACGAAAGGATGGTGCTAAGATGACAATTAAGATTGATCAAAACGCATACAAATGGTTTGAAAAGGAATTTGATTCACCAAAACCGTTTCACATCCGCCTTTACCCTCTATATGCCGGGTTTGGCGACAAGAATAAGGGCTATAGCCTGGCATTCTCGCTTGAAGCACCCGATATTGCCGCCGAACAGCAAGAGATTGATGGAATTACCTTTTATGTCGAAGCAAACGATACATGGTTTTTTGATGAAACAGATGTAGAATTAAAGTACAGCGACTCCGCTGGTGAAATATTCGCCAATTATATAGAACACAATTGAAACTAATTAGAGTCCCTGATATAATCCAGGGACTCTTTCTACATTTCTTTTGGAGCTTTGATGCCAAGCATTCTAAGTCCTTCTTCAAGGACAATACTAACAGCATGGACCAATTGGAGTCGTGCATTCTTTTCTGTATCATCTCCAAGAATCCGGACTTCTCCGTAGTATTTATTAAAGGCCTTGGACAGATTAAGGACATATTTAGCAATTTGTGATGGATCATTTCTCTCGATCGCTCTCTCGATTATATACGGGAATGATTGAAGCTCAGTTATTACTGGCCATTCAGCAACAGCTGCCAGATTGTCGTCCCCATTCGTATCTTCAAATCCCCCCTTTTTCAACAACGATTGTGCCCGGGCATTTGTATATTGAACATAAGGTCCTGTTTCGCCTTCGACCTTTAACATCTCTTCCAGGACGAATTCGATATCGTTCATACGGAAATTCTTAAGATCATGAAAAACAATTGCTCCGGTACCGACCATTTTCGCAATATCAGTTTTATTAGCCAAAGAAGGATTTTTTTCTTCTATATTCTTTTCCGCCAACTGAATGGAATCTTTTAGAACACCTTCAAGCAGAACTACCTTGCCTTTTCTTGTGGACATTTTCTTGCCGTCCTTTAACATCATGCCAAACGGAACATGAGTAATACCATCCGCCCAAGGTAAGTCCATTTTTGTAAGCACTGCTTTTAACTGTTTAAAGTGAAGGGTTTGCTCATTACCAACTACATATATAGATTTCACAAAAGAATACTCTTCGAACCTGTACAATGCTGCAGCTAAATCTCGTGTAGCGTACAAGGTTGCGCCATCCGACTTTTTTATAAGACATGGTGGAAGTTCTGTGTCATCCAATTTAACTACTTGTGCACCATCAGAATCTTCAAGCAGCCCCCTTTCTCTTAGCATTTCAACGATTGGTTCCATTTTGTCATTATAAAAAGCTTCTCCAGCATATGAATCAAATTCAATCCCCATAAGGTCATATATCTTCTTAAACTCCTTCAATGATTCATCCTTGAACCATTTCCAAAGCTTAAGTGCTTCAGCATCCCCATTTTCCAGACGCCTGAACCAGTCGCGACCCTCTTGTTCAAGCTCTAGTTGACTTTCTGCGGCTTCATGAAATGTTATATAGAGCGCAAGCAGCTCCTGTATCGGGTTCTCCTTCACTTTTTCCTCTTTGCCCCAAAGTTTATACGCCGTGATGAGTTTGCCAAACTGAGTTCCCCAGTCTCCTAGATGGTTGATTTTCACTGTCTTGTATCCGCATTTTTCATATAAAAGGGATAGTGAATTCCCTATAACAGTTGACCGCAGATGGCCCATGGAAAAGGGTTTCGCGATATTGGGAGATGAAAGATCAATTGTCACAGTCTGATTTTCACCAATATCAAGGTCACCATAATGATTCTTCTTTTGCCGAATTTCATATAAAAGGTCTTTGGCAACTTCTGTCTTATTTAAAAACGCATTTATATACGCGCCGACTGGTTCGAAACGTTCTATTGATCCAACAGCTCGGCTTTGCAATCGTGCACTTATCTCTTTGGCAATTTCAACTGGTGGCTTTCTCATGGTTTTTGCCAGTTGGAAGCACGGAAAAGCTAAGTCTCCCTGGTGCAAGAATTTCGGCTTCTCGATTAACCGCTCTATTTCATAAGAAGAAAGAACCCCATCTATCTCAGCGGCAAGCAATTCTGAATACAGTTTTACATAATCCATTAAATAACCCCCTAAAAAATAAAAAACTCCCGTCTCTATATAAGAGACGAGAGTTTTCCCGCGGTACCACTCCAATTGTTCCAAAGTTCGGAACCTTCTTTCATTGATAACGGGTAAATCCCGGCCAGCCATACTCCATTCAGGCAGGCATCTCAAAAGTGCGCTTCATTATTCTCCTGCACCAGGCTTCCACCGTCCCTGGCTCGCTGTAGCAAGCTAGAATAATTACTCTCTTCATCATCGATTAGATATTTTTACCATTATAAACAACGACCAAGTTATTTTGCAATCATTAATTTTGGGAATCTATCGATATTACAAAGATAAGTTTTCAAAAATCTACTTAACGTTTAATCCTGTGACGAATTCTTGGATTGAACGATTGTGATCATCAAACATTTCAATATAATTACCGCCAGTATAATCGCCAATCACTTTCCGCCAAAAGTTTCTCGCCGGCTCATTTTTCTCTACCTGGGTAATACTCCATTTTCCAGGGAATTGGTCGAACAGCTTGATGGCCGCAATCTTGCCAAATCCCCTACGGTAGAATTTCCTCATGATAAAAAACTCAAGAATGACATTGGGATTTCCGCTTTCGACCATAGCAAAACCTGCAAGTTCCCCATCATGAATTATAAAAAAAGCATGTAAATCAGCTTCATTCAAATACGGCTTCAAATCAAACGGAGCAAAGCTGCCATTCTCTTCAAGCTTGATATCCTGAAAAACGGTAAACTCATAAATATAAAATTGAATTAAATTTTGAAGAATTACTTCATCCTCTTGTTTCACTCGCACTAAATCAATCACATGGATTCTCCTTCTATACAACAAGGTTTTATAATTAGGCTCTTTTCTCAAACTTTGTTGCTATTGACTACAAAATAGGAGTGAATGAACTATTTTTCTTCTCAAAGCAGCCCTTTTTATGAGAAAAGAGCATGCAAACAAAATACCGAACCGCAAAATAGCATTATATTGCGTTAAAATCGGCATTAGGATTTTAACAACAATCCTACGAAAACAGCCTATAATTAATAATTCTTTCCTTTATAAAGAAAACCCTTTTTATATCAAAAAAGAGAAGTTAATTATAGAATCCTTTATTCCTCTCTGTTTGGATAAGAATATATATAAATAATTTCTTGTCCAATGATTGAGATATTAACGATTTCCAATCCATCATTCGATTCAAAAGTATGTGACGAACCGCCATCGTTAATTTGCTTCCATCCTCCTGTCGATTTAATCTTATCCAAATAATCGCTATAGTTTTGGGAATGGCTCCCTTGTTCCCATACGTATTTTTCTGTGTTCCCGGTAAGTTCTACTGGTTTTAAGCCAACTGGATAAGGAAGATTTCCGTAACCATGGGTAACATAAAGCTGCTGATCATGACGATATGGTTTCGGTTTAAAGAAATCTAAAGATGAAATGATCTGGAAGATTTCCGCGTATTCAAGCTTTGGATAGTCAAAACTGAAATGAATGGTCTCCTGGCCTGCCTCCACGAAGAAATGGTATCGGAGGCTCACATCCATCATTTTAACGTGTTCGATATACAAAGTTGTTGGATATGGAAAGTTGTCCATTTCCTTTGCCATATTCATAGCCCTGGTATTGATGATTTTATCTTTCTCTCCATCAGTGACAAACCCAGCCATTCCGACTTGTTCAGGGTTGCCTTCTTCAAAAAAAGCAAAATCCCCCTCTTTCTTTTCGCTATATACACTTTCTAAATCCCATTTAAAGCTCAAATCATTTATCGTATGTGACTGACCTATCCGTTCGGTATATTGATAATGCTTTTGCAACTGGATCAGCAAACCTGCGGAAATGAATAAAAAGAGTGCGGTAAGCACAATGTTTTTCCACTCAATAATTCTATATTTCTCTTTTTGTCCAGCTTGTGTACCGATCGATGACTTGATTTTATTTCTCATCCTATTTTTTTCCTCTTCTCCCGGAGTGACTGACCTAAGGAGATCCCAATTTTTATCAGAGTCTCTTCTCAAAATATCCGCCCCCTTCCTCATCATTCTTTTTTTTCAATGCAGCTAACCCTCTAGATAATGTTTTTCTGATTTTTGATTCAGACCATCCCAGGATTTCAGCAATTTCCTTTGTAGAACACTCTTCAATTTTTTTCAAAGTAATCACAAGTCTGTAGTTTGGTTTAAGCTGCTGGATTGCTTCCAATGTTCTCTCTATCGTATCTTTGTTTTCAATATACTGTTCAATGTTAAAAGGTGACTGGATCTCTGGGTCTTTGGAAAATAATGAAAAAACCCTCTTTCTTCTTCTCTTGCGTATTTCATCTATTACGAGATACTTTGCTATACTAAAAAGCCAGGTATTCACGTTCGTTCTATTTTCGAATTTCTCAAAGGATTTAAAGGCACGCAAAAAAGTGTCATGTACCAAGTCCTCGCAGCATTGACGGTCTCCCATCATGTAAAAAATAAACCGGTAAATATCTTTATAATATATCTCATACCATTCCATTACCTGTTGTTCTTTAATATTATCCTTAATTTCCCCCACCTCATTTCCGCTATCTATACGATTAGTCGAAGCAGTTTGAAAAGTGTGACACATATTTTCTCCTTTTTCCATTATAAGTAAAAATGAGCCCACATCTTTTTAAGATGTGGGCTCATTTCACTAGTATTCTTCAATCTCCCAAGTATGTGTGAACTGGATACAGCCTTTTAATGTTTGTGCAACTGGACATCCTTGTTCGAAAACATTTAATGCTCTTTCGGCAGCTTCACTTTTACCGGCCGGGACCTTAAGTTCATAGTGGCAGCTGATTTTCGTTATTTTCAATACTCCTTCTGGTGCTTCAATTGTACCTTGCACCTTTGCCAGAACTTTATCGGGGGAAGTTGGTATTTTACGCGCCTCCAGCGCGCCAGATAGGGTTCCTACCAGTCAGCCGCCTGCTGCGGAAACAATATGGTCAAGCGTTGATGGATATTCTACTTCTGGATT is from Mesobacillus boroniphilus and encodes:
- a CDS encoding TIGR04053 family radical SAM/SPASM domain-containing protein, which encodes MHGVGDTHPAGGHPAVIDFNENPYIVIWEVTRACQLKCLHCRADAQNMPDPMELKPEEGKKLIDQIYDMGNPMLVFTGGDCMMRKDLFDLADYAVKKGMRVSMTPSATENVTKEKMQRAKEVGLSRWAFSLDGPTPEIHDHFRGTTGSFDLTIEKVKYLNDLNMPLQLNTVISRYNYDHLEQMAELMKELKVVMWYIFLLVPTGRGQLDACLTPAEHEKVFRWLYELSKSAPYDIKTTAAQHYRRVVFQQKARENRVNKEEGIRYEDTLTKDMASMIDGLKRAPKGVNDGNGFLFISHTGDVMPSGLLPLVGGNVREKPLAEIYRNSPIFKDLRNPDKYKGKCGVCEFRFVCGGSRSRTYAVTGDYMGSEPFCVYIPEAIRKKGITV
- a CDS encoding HesB/YadR/YfhF family protein, whose product is MTIKIDQNAYKWFEKEFDSPKPFHIRLYPLYAGFGDKNKGYSLAFSLEAPDIAAEQQEIDGITFYVEANDTWFFDETDVELKYSDSAGEIFANYIEHN
- the argS gene encoding arginine--tRNA ligase, with product MDYVKLYSELLAAEIDGVLSSYEIERLIEKPKFLHQGDLAFPCFQLAKTMRKPPVEIAKEISARLQSRAVGSIERFEPVGAYINAFLNKTEVAKDLLYEIRQKKNHYGDLDIGENQTVTIDLSSPNIAKPFSMGHLRSTVIGNSLSLLYEKCGYKTVKINHLGDWGTQFGKLITAYKLWGKEEKVKENPIQELLALYITFHEAAESQLELEQEGRDWFRRLENGDAEALKLWKWFKDESLKEFKKIYDLMGIEFDSYAGEAFYNDKMEPIVEMLRERGLLEDSDGAQVVKLDDTELPPCLIKKSDGATLYATRDLAAALYRFEEYSFVKSIYVVGNEQTLHFKQLKAVLTKMDLPWADGITHVPFGMMLKDGKKMSTRKGKVVLLEGVLKDSIQLAEKNIEEKNPSLANKTDIAKMVGTGAIVFHDLKNFRMNDIEFVLEEMLKVEGETGPYVQYTNARAQSLLKKGGFEDTNGDDNLAAVAEWPVITELQSFPYIIERAIERNDPSQIAKYVLNLSKAFNKYYGEVRILGDDTEKNARLQLVHAVSIVLEEGLRMLGIKAPKEM
- a CDS encoding GNAT family N-acetyltransferase — translated: MIDLVRVKQEDEVILQNLIQFYIYEFTVFQDIKLEENGSFAPFDLKPYLNEADLHAFFIIHDGELAGFAMVESGNPNVILEFFIMRKFYRRGFGKIAAIKLFDQFPGKWSITQVEKNEPARNFWRKVIGDYTGGNYIEMFDDHNRSIQEFVTGLNVK
- a CDS encoding RNA polymerase sigma factor; the protein is MEKGENMCHTFQTASTNRIDSGNEVGEIKDNIKEQQVMEWYEIYYKDIYRFIFYMMGDRQCCEDLVHDTFLRAFKSFEKFENRTNVNTWLFSIAKYLVIDEIRKRRRKRVFSLFSKDPEIQSPFNIEQYIENKDTIERTLEAIQQLKPNYRLVITLKKIEECSTKEIAEILGWSESKIRKTLSRGLAALKKKNDEEGGGYFEKRL
- a CDS encoding OsmC family protein, with the protein product MVGTLSGALEARKIPTSPDKVLAKVQGTIEAPEGVLKITKISCHYELKVPAGKSEAAERALNVFEQGCPVAQTLKGCIQFTHTWEIEEY